From the Daucus carota subsp. sativus chromosome 8, DH1 v3.0, whole genome shotgun sequence genome, one window contains:
- the LOC108200129 gene encoding uncharacterized protein LOC108200129: MARYGLIMLALTFVVIDSLAGASVVLNFRKAISESNNSSSAANITQNSPIPIPVPGGKDSNTTTAKHEKDKDSNSTSVPNEKEKDLNSTAVKQEKDNDLNSAAAKHEKDKDSNSTATIDEKKKPTDTKVTKNNTSISKSVPDNKQTNTGQHGGQEKGGSSVDSQLGSDASCAGSTTSCNILNTMVACILPLDPGSKQISILVQSLLERTLKVYFAGSALSPFEIPSHRTKKMNISLAEVKANTIVLHAENGECTIHMAPPSGKNYFKELSFYSKQVTPIYGAYFSFLVVLVCGGIWACCKLKKRRGQGGVPYQELEMGLPESAPVSVNSTEGWDQGWDSDWDDDKAAMSPGGNHVGSISANGLTSRSAKKDGWEVDWED; the protein is encoded by the exons ATGGCTAGATATGGATTGATTATGTTAGCCCTTACATTTGTTGTTATTGATTCTTTAGCCGGTGCTTCAGTTGTGTTAAATTTTCGCAAAGCAATTTCGGAGAGCAACAACTCATCTTCTGCTGCTAATATAACCCAG AATTCTCCAATCCCAATACCTGTTCCGGGTGGGAAGGACTCGAATACTACTACAGCCAAACACGAAAAAGACAAGGACTCTAATTCTACTTCAGTCCCAAATGAAAAAGAGAAGGACTTAAATTCTACTGCCGTCAAACAAGAAAAAGACAATGACTTGAATTCTGCTGCAGCTAAACATGAAAAAGACAAGGACTCAAACTCTACTGCCACCATAGATGAAAAAAAGAAGCCTACTGATACGAAGGTTACAAAAAATAACACTAGCATTAGTAAATCGGTGCCAgataacaaacaaacaaatacagGGCAGCATGGGGGGCAAGAAAAAGGAGGTAGCAGTGTTGACTCCCAACTGGGCTCTGACGCAAGCTGTGCGGGATCAACTACAAGTTGCAATATTCTGAACACTATGGTTGCGTGCATTTTGCCCTTAGATCCAG GGTCGAAGCAGATAAGCATCCTTGTCCAAAGTCTATTAGAGAGGACACTGAAAGTATATTTTGCAGGCAGTGCTTTGAGTCCATTTGAGATACCCTCACACCGAACTAAGAAG ATGAATATCTCACTGGCCGAGGTCAAAGCCAACACAATAGTGTTACATGCTGAAAACGGAGAATGCACTATACACATGGCTCCTCCTTCAGGGAAAAACTATTTCAAGGAGCTCTCCTTTTATTCCAAGCAAGTGACCCCAATCTATGGTGCATACTTCTCATTTTTAGTGGTGCTAGTTTGTGGTGGGATATGGGCTTGCTGCAAGTTAAAGAAAAGGAGAGGACAAGGAGGTGTTCCGTATCAGGAGCTTGAAATGGGCTTACCAGAATCAGCTCCTGTGAGTGTGAACTCAACAGAAGGTTGGGATCAGGGCTGGGATAGTGACTGGGACGATGATAAGGCGGCGATGTCACCTGGGGGAAACCATGTTGGAAGCATTTCAGCCAATGGCCTTACTTCCAGGTCTGCTAAGAAAGATGGATGGGAAGTTGACTGGGAAGATTAG